In Armatimonas rosea, a single genomic region encodes these proteins:
- a CDS encoding NAD-dependent epimerase/dehydratase family protein gives MKHRVLLTGPGGRIGPHILPTFHAQFDLKILDRRPIEGEPETIVADLSSIETLTAAMAGCDTVVHLAATSDEAPFVEELVPNNVVGLYNVFEAARAAGVKRVVFASTVQAVSYYPHGHTVQNTDLPRSVSLYGVTKAMGETMGRYYHDKHGLEFIAVRIGWFLDYEHEWLKEGRANAIWLSPRDAASFLARCVTAENIGYAIVHATSKTDFELLSLAPAREHLGWEPEDVVPAAP, from the coding sequence GTGAAACACCGCGTCCTTCTTACCGGCCCCGGCGGGCGTATCGGCCCCCATATCCTGCCCACTTTTCATGCGCAGTTCGACCTAAAGATCCTCGACCGGCGGCCTATCGAGGGCGAGCCCGAGACCATTGTCGCCGATCTTTCGAGTATCGAGACCCTGACCGCGGCGATGGCGGGCTGCGACACGGTGGTGCACCTGGCGGCCACCAGCGACGAGGCCCCGTTTGTGGAGGAGCTGGTTCCCAACAACGTGGTCGGGCTGTACAATGTGTTTGAGGCGGCGCGTGCGGCGGGGGTCAAGCGTGTTGTCTTTGCCTCGACGGTCCAAGCGGTGAGCTACTACCCCCACGGCCACACGGTCCAGAACACCGACCTGCCGCGCTCGGTGAGCCTCTATGGCGTGACCAAGGCGATGGGCGAGACCATGGGCCGCTACTACCACGACAAGCACGGGCTGGAGTTTATCGCCGTGCGGATCGGGTGGTTCTTAGACTACGAGCACGAGTGGCTCAAAGAGGGCCGCGCCAACGCGATCTGGCTCTCCCCCCGCGATGCCGCCAGCTTCCTCGCCCGCTGCGTCACGGCGGAGAACATCGGCTACGCCATTGTCCACGCCACCTCCAAGACCGACTTTGAGCTCCTCAGCCTCGCCCCCGCCCGTGAGCACCTTGGGTGGGAGCCTGAGGACGTGGTTCCGGCGGCCCCGTAG
- a CDS encoding DUF423 domain-containing protein: protein MNLIRIGAMSAGLAVAAGAFGAHGLKDKVDAAGLEVWKTGAHYHLAHALALLLVAALAGQVELKVTQTVGKLFLAGQVIFAGSLYLLAVTGIKWLGAITPLGGVCFLLGWGYLALSAGKLKA from the coding sequence ATGAATCTCATTCGAATCGGGGCGATGAGCGCAGGGCTTGCTGTGGCGGCGGGGGCGTTTGGGGCGCATGGGCTGAAGGATAAAGTCGATGCGGCAGGGCTGGAGGTCTGGAAGACCGGGGCGCACTACCACTTGGCGCACGCACTGGCCCTCCTTCTCGTGGCGGCCCTGGCGGGCCAGGTGGAGCTCAAGGTGACGCAGACGGTCGGGAAGCTCTTTCTGGCCGGGCAGGTTATCTTTGCGGGGAGCCTGTACTTGCTTGCGGTGACCGGCATCAAGTGGCTGGGCGCGATCACGCCGCTCGGGGGAGTTTGTTTTCTGCTGGGCTGGGGCTATCTTGCCCTCTCCGCGGGTAAACTCAAGGCGTGA
- a CDS encoding carbohydrate ABC transporter permease, which produces MKLLGKIVTYLILSLSVLGALIPVVWLLLASIRPTDQVFSEIFTASHPTLQNYADLWELQSPNYIRALVNSVFLACAGVILQLFFCSLAGYALAKYEFKGKKALMAVQLLTVFIPGAVTLGPGYQLMYQLGLVDTYAGMLIGSAGNVFGIFLFRQAMLGVPDELLNAARIDGCTEFGIYWNIILPIIRPMTGAFCLLTFMGSWNSLLWPSMMLQSPAHHTLPIALSSLVGLYSQKYGMMMAGTVVMIFPVVALFLVLQKEFISGLTSGAVKG; this is translated from the coding sequence ATGAAGCTTCTTGGAAAAATCGTCACCTACCTCATCCTGAGCCTCTCGGTACTGGGGGCACTGATTCCGGTGGTCTGGCTCCTGCTGGCCTCGATCCGCCCCACGGACCAGGTGTTCTCGGAGATCTTCACGGCATCGCACCCAACTCTCCAGAACTACGCCGACCTCTGGGAACTCCAGAGCCCCAACTACATCCGGGCGCTCGTGAACTCGGTCTTTTTGGCCTGCGCGGGCGTGATTCTCCAGCTCTTCTTCTGCTCACTGGCGGGCTACGCCCTGGCCAAGTACGAGTTCAAGGGGAAGAAGGCCCTGATGGCGGTGCAGCTACTGACGGTCTTTATCCCCGGCGCGGTGACCCTTGGCCCTGGCTACCAGCTCATGTACCAGCTCGGGCTGGTCGATACCTATGCGGGAATGCTGATCGGCTCGGCGGGGAACGTGTTTGGGATCTTTCTCTTCCGCCAGGCCATGCTCGGAGTCCCCGATGAGCTGCTCAACGCGGCACGTATCGATGGCTGCACGGAGTTTGGGATCTACTGGAACATCATCCTGCCCATCATCCGCCCCATGACAGGTGCGTTCTGCCTGCTGACCTTCATGGGAAGCTGGAACAGCCTCTTGTGGCCGTCGATGATGCTCCAGAGCCCCGCGCACCACACGCTCCCCATCGCCCTCTCCAGCCTAGTGGGGCTCTACAGCCAGAAATACGGCATGATGATGGCAGGGACGGTCGTGATGATCTTCCCCGTGGTCGCGCTGTTCCTAGTGCTCCAGAAAGAGTTCATCTCCGGCCTCACCAGCGGCGCCGTGAAGGGCTGA
- a CDS encoding carbohydrate ABC transporter permease: MRESSSFFKKQQKLAPYWFVLPFVVTFLVFSAYPYLKSLSYSLYATSGPKDAKFVGLSNYTFLFSDPDFHQAVANTALFALLSVAIQLPLSLGLAMLLSQKWLKGVKVWRLAVFLPNLLGQVAVGVLFSVLLQPKFGLVNIGLSKVLGEAMLDKKWLSDPQNVLPALVLVQAWISIGYNMIYFLAALQNVDQELIEAAMVDGANGWQRFRAVTLPAITPVLMFVLVTMTVGSFQLYELPRLLLGGGGPDNRGLTIIMYLFNNGLNPGNLGYAAAVGWTLALMLAAISAIQLWLSGAAKKDA, from the coding sequence TTGAGAGAGAGTTCATCCTTTTTTAAGAAGCAGCAAAAGCTCGCGCCGTACTGGTTTGTCTTGCCGTTTGTGGTGACCTTTCTGGTCTTCTCGGCCTACCCGTACCTCAAGAGCCTGAGCTACTCGCTCTACGCCACCAGCGGTCCCAAAGACGCCAAGTTTGTGGGGCTGAGCAACTACACCTTCCTCTTCTCGGACCCGGACTTCCACCAGGCGGTCGCCAACACGGCGCTCTTTGCACTGCTCTCGGTGGCGATCCAGCTCCCGCTCTCGCTGGGGCTGGCGATGCTGCTCTCCCAGAAGTGGCTCAAGGGGGTCAAGGTGTGGCGCCTCGCGGTCTTTCTGCCGAACCTGCTGGGGCAAGTGGCGGTGGGTGTCTTGTTCTCCGTGCTCCTTCAGCCCAAGTTTGGCCTGGTCAATATCGGTCTCTCCAAGGTGCTGGGCGAGGCGATGCTGGACAAGAAGTGGCTCTCCGACCCGCAGAATGTCCTGCCCGCGCTGGTGCTGGTGCAGGCGTGGATCAGTATCGGCTACAACATGATCTACTTCCTGGCCGCCCTCCAGAATGTCGACCAGGAGCTGATCGAGGCGGCGATGGTGGACGGTGCCAATGGCTGGCAGCGCTTCCGGGCCGTGACCCTGCCGGCGATCACCCCCGTGCTGATGTTCGTCTTGGTGACCATGACCGTGGGAAGCTTCCAGCTCTACGAGCTGCCGCGCCTCTTGCTGGGCGGTGGAGGGCCGGACAACCGCGGCTTGACGATCATCATGTATCTCTTTAACAATGGCCTCAACCCGGGGAACCTAGGCTACGCCGCCGCGGTCGGCTGGACCCTGGCGCTGATGCTCGCCGCGATCTCCGCCATCCAGCTCTGGCTCTCCGGGGCAGCAAAGAAGGACGCCTAA
- a CDS encoding ABC transporter substrate-binding protein → MRVFPYGPAPLAILCLAVVSGLFLAKDQAKKPKKATLTYWTFARPHYEAYQKALPKFLEAHPGVSVDLQLVDGQGLNQRLRAAFQADLDVPDMVEIEISAAGSFFRGPKEHVGFLDITDRLKNDGLDKKIVASRFAPYTNRGSIFGLPHDVHPVMLAYNREKFKELGLDPTQLDTWDKFIEAGVRVKQPGKQYLLEMSDSSGSQLELCLFQRDGGYFDADGKVIFDNAIGIETMKWYVPLVAKNSKRQMGNALSSSFGQVMTQALESGYFLSVVTPDWRSKNHEKDVGKLAGKMGLMPLPAAVPGGRRTSTWGGTMLGITKACENKDLAWDFAKFLYLNEKDLAERYADTNILPPVPSAWNQPAFDKSYDYYAGQKIGRDYAALAPQVPPQYASPFVELGKAKLGQALIQCVEYYNTHGEDAGWDSFVRTTLTARADEVRKQMGRDPF, encoded by the coding sequence ATGCGCGTATTTCCTTACGGCCCGGCACCGCTTGCCATCCTCTGTCTCGCCGTTGTTTCCGGGCTCTTCCTGGCCAAAGATCAGGCCAAAAAACCGAAGAAGGCAACCCTGACCTACTGGACGTTTGCGCGTCCGCACTACGAGGCCTACCAGAAGGCGCTCCCCAAGTTCTTGGAGGCGCACCCGGGGGTGAGTGTGGACCTGCAGCTGGTCGATGGACAGGGGCTCAACCAGCGGCTTCGGGCGGCGTTTCAAGCGGACCTGGATGTCCCCGACATGGTGGAGATCGAGATCAGTGCCGCCGGGTCGTTCTTCCGGGGGCCCAAGGAGCATGTCGGCTTCCTGGATATCACCGACCGGCTGAAAAACGACGGCCTCGATAAGAAAATAGTTGCGAGCCGCTTTGCGCCCTACACCAACCGCGGGAGTATCTTCGGCCTCCCCCACGATGTCCACCCCGTGATGCTGGCCTACAACCGCGAGAAGTTCAAAGAGCTCGGGCTCGATCCGACTCAGCTCGACACCTGGGATAAATTTATCGAGGCTGGCGTGCGGGTCAAGCAGCCGGGCAAGCAGTACCTCCTAGAGATGTCTGACTCCAGCGGCTCCCAGCTGGAGCTGTGCCTCTTCCAGCGCGACGGCGGGTACTTCGATGCCGACGGCAAGGTGATTTTCGACAACGCCATTGGAATCGAGACCATGAAGTGGTATGTCCCGCTGGTGGCCAAAAACAGCAAGCGCCAGATGGGCAACGCCCTCTCCAGCTCGTTTGGCCAAGTCATGACCCAGGCGCTGGAGAGCGGCTACTTCCTGAGTGTGGTGACCCCAGACTGGCGCAGCAAGAACCACGAGAAAGATGTCGGCAAGCTCGCGGGGAAGATGGGCCTGATGCCCCTTCCCGCCGCCGTGCCCGGTGGCCGCCGCACGAGCACCTGGGGCGGGACGATGCTCGGGATCACGAAGGCCTGTGAGAACAAGGACCTTGCCTGGGACTTCGCCAAGTTCCTCTATCTGAATGAGAAGGACCTCGCGGAGCGCTACGCCGACACCAATATCCTGCCGCCCGTGCCCTCCGCCTGGAACCAGCCCGCCTTCGATAAGTCCTACGACTACTACGCCGGCCAGAAGATAGGACGCGACTACGCCGCCCTCGCGCCCCAGGTGCCGCCGCAGTACGCCAGCCCGTTTGTCGAGCTCGGCAAGGCCAAGCTTGGGCAGGCGCTGATCCAGTGTGTCGAGTACTACAACACCCACGGTGAGGACGCCGGCTGGGATAGCTTTGTCCGCACCACCCTCACCGCCCGCGCCGATGAGGTTCGCAAGCAGATGGGAAGAGATCCGTTTTGA
- the kynU gene encoding kynureninase, translating into MPGRKEIRASSDIIHNFCDSKRLDKIGARYNPGMIYLDGNSLGLLTDEAEAAVLRTLAEWRELAIHGWTEGTHPWLFLAERTGAQLARLVGAEAASVIATGSITVNLHQLLATLYDGKRKVLIDEGAFPTDRYALQSHLALRGVPGALEAVAPDEAAVEAAFATGEFSCAVLPSVVYTTGRLLDIARLAASARAQGVVLLWDLAHSIGIVPHQLDAWGCDAAFWCGYKWLAAGPGSVGGLYLNRRHHEKTPGLQGWFGSRKEALFANDDTLQPADGAARLQLGTSHVLSLAPLEVTAKALADYGIERLRTESLALTSLLRAEAEKAGFTVATPREDSQRGGHLAILHPQAAALCRGLRRHEIIPDHRPPDLIRFAPHPLYTSPEDCRAAIARLAQLVAEGVHAEGGGLVP; encoded by the coding sequence GTGCCGGGCCGTAAGGAAATACGCGCATCGTCCGATATTATACACAATTTCTGTGATTCTAAACGATTAGATAAAATTGGCGCTAGGTACAATCCGGGCATGATCTATCTCGATGGCAACTCGCTGGGCTTGCTCACCGACGAGGCAGAGGCGGCGGTGCTACGGACGCTGGCGGAGTGGCGGGAGCTGGCCATTCATGGCTGGACCGAGGGGACACACCCCTGGCTCTTTCTGGCGGAGCGCACCGGGGCGCAGCTGGCGCGGCTGGTCGGGGCGGAGGCGGCAAGCGTTATTGCGACCGGCTCGATCACGGTGAACCTGCACCAGCTCCTCGCCACCCTCTACGACGGCAAGAGGAAAGTGCTGATCGACGAAGGGGCGTTCCCGACCGACCGCTACGCCCTCCAGAGCCATCTCGCGTTGCGCGGCGTTCCGGGGGCGCTGGAAGCGGTCGCCCCCGACGAAGCGGCGGTCGAGGCGGCCTTTGCGACGGGAGAGTTCTCCTGCGCGGTCTTGCCGTCGGTGGTGTACACGACAGGGCGGCTCCTCGATATCGCGCGGCTGGCGGCGAGTGCCCGTGCCCAGGGCGTGGTGCTTCTCTGGGACCTGGCGCACTCGATTGGAATCGTCCCGCACCAGCTCGATGCGTGGGGCTGCGATGCGGCGTTCTGGTGCGGCTACAAGTGGCTCGCGGCGGGGCCGGGGAGCGTGGGAGGACTCTATCTCAACCGGCGGCACCACGAAAAAACGCCGGGGCTCCAGGGCTGGTTTGGGAGCCGAAAAGAGGCGCTGTTTGCCAACGATGACACGCTCCAGCCGGCCGACGGCGCGGCGCGGCTCCAGCTAGGGACATCGCACGTGCTCTCGCTCGCGCCGCTGGAGGTCACGGCAAAGGCCCTTGCGGACTACGGGATCGAGCGCCTGCGTACCGAGTCGCTGGCCCTCACGAGCCTACTCCGGGCCGAGGCCGAGAAGGCAGGCTTTACGGTAGCGACGCCGCGCGAAGACTCGCAGCGGGGGGGGCACCTCGCGATCCTACACCCGCAAGCGGCGGCGCTCTGTCGCGGCCTGCGCCGCCACGAGATAATTCCAGATCATCGCCCACCCGATCTCATCCGCTTCGCCCCACACCCGCTCTACACGAGCCCAGAGGACTGCCGGGCGGCAATCGCGCGGCTTGCCCAGCTTGTCGCTGAGGGCGTACACGCCGAGGGGGGGGGGCTGGTGCCGTAG
- a CDS encoding alpha-amylase family protein: MSLRFRQVHLDFHTSPDIPGIGAEFDAAEFASTLERASVDSITCFARCHHGWLYYDSKAHPERVHPHLRNRNLLPEQIAACHAKNIRVPIYVTVQWDDYTAERHPEWLVIDEDGRQVGTKPFEPGFYRVLDVFHSGYRQFLFDHIKDLFACVPEVDGLFFDIVQPRASLATHWIAAMDAVELNPQDAGDRQRFATQVIQDWEAEMTAFVRTLSPDCTIFYNSGHVGTRHRGEAESYTHWELESLPSGGWGYLHFPQAQRYARTLGLPCLGMTGKFHTSWGDFHSFKNPAALEFECFHMLALTAQCSIGDQLHPSGKIDAATYDLIGGVYSQVKAKEPWCVGATPVTDVALMTSEEFTEYHPHGGRNLAHIHGAIRMLQELGVQFDIVDSQSDWMRYKLLILPDEIPFNTRLSSKLDAFVYNGGTVIASYKSGLGDDGQFVTGELGVKAVGDAPFSPDFIVPGNGIGEGLPKTGHVMYQKALEVEPANGGSVLCWTEVPYFNRTWRHFCSHRHTPSSGERKYPAVVASGAGVYFAHPIFRQYQESAPLWVKTMLKDAIAMLLPKPVLTVKGPSSLLSSLNKQEAEGRHIVHLLHYIPERRGQAFDVIEDVIPVHNIEVVVRLSQPVSSVTLVPGGDSLPFTTEGGAVKFIVPTVNGHAMIEVR; the protein is encoded by the coding sequence ATGTCGCTACGTTTCCGTCAGGTTCACCTCGACTTTCACACCTCGCCCGATATTCCTGGAATCGGGGCCGAGTTCGATGCCGCAGAGTTTGCCAGCACGCTGGAGAGGGCCAGCGTGGACTCCATCACCTGCTTTGCCCGGTGCCACCACGGCTGGCTCTACTACGACAGCAAGGCCCACCCGGAGCGCGTCCATCCCCACCTCCGCAACCGCAACCTCCTGCCTGAGCAGATCGCGGCGTGCCATGCCAAAAATATCCGAGTACCGATCTATGTAACGGTCCAGTGGGACGACTACACGGCGGAGCGGCACCCCGAGTGGCTGGTGATCGACGAAGACGGCAGGCAAGTGGGGACAAAGCCCTTTGAGCCCGGCTTCTACCGCGTGCTGGATGTCTTTCACTCGGGCTACCGGCAGTTTCTCTTCGACCACATCAAGGACTTGTTTGCCTGTGTCCCCGAGGTCGATGGCCTCTTCTTTGACATTGTCCAGCCGCGCGCGTCGCTGGCGACCCACTGGATCGCGGCGATGGACGCGGTGGAGCTCAACCCCCAGGATGCCGGCGACCGCCAGCGCTTCGCAACCCAGGTGATCCAGGACTGGGAGGCGGAGATGACCGCGTTTGTGCGCACGCTCAGCCCGGACTGCACGATCTTCTACAACTCCGGCCATGTCGGAACCCGCCACCGCGGCGAGGCGGAGAGCTACACGCACTGGGAGCTGGAGTCGCTGCCGTCGGGGGGCTGGGGGTATCTGCACTTCCCGCAGGCACAGCGCTACGCCCGCACCCTGGGGCTGCCCTGCCTCGGCATGACCGGCAAGTTCCACACGTCGTGGGGGGATTTCCACTCCTTTAAGAACCCGGCGGCGCTGGAGTTTGAGTGCTTCCACATGCTCGCTCTCACCGCGCAGTGCTCGATCGGGGACCAGCTGCATCCCTCGGGCAAGATCGACGCCGCCACCTACGACCTGATCGGCGGGGTGTATAGTCAGGTGAAGGCAAAAGAGCCCTGGTGTGTCGGGGCGACCCCAGTGACCGATGTGGCCCTGATGACCAGCGAGGAGTTCACGGAGTACCACCCGCACGGGGGCCGCAACCTCGCGCATATCCATGGCGCGATTCGCATGCTCCAGGAGCTCGGTGTTCAGTTTGACATTGTCGATAGCCAGTCGGACTGGATGCGCTACAAGCTGCTGATCCTCCCCGACGAGATCCCCTTCAACACGCGCCTCTCTAGCAAGCTCGATGCCTTTGTCTACAACGGCGGCACCGTGATCGCGTCGTACAAGTCCGGCCTCGGCGACGACGGCCAGTTTGTGACGGGCGAGCTGGGTGTTAAGGCCGTGGGCGATGCGCCGTTCTCGCCAGATTTTATCGTCCCTGGCAATGGGATCGGGGAGGGGCTCCCGAAAACGGGCCACGTGATGTACCAAAAAGCGCTGGAGGTCGAGCCTGCCAATGGGGGGAGCGTGCTCTGCTGGACCGAGGTTCCCTACTTCAACCGCACCTGGCGCCACTTCTGCTCCCACCGCCACACGCCGTCGTCGGGGGAGCGCAAGTACCCCGCGGTGGTCGCCAGCGGGGCTGGGGTCTACTTCGCCCACCCGATCTTCCGCCAGTACCAGGAGAGCGCTCCGCTCTGGGTGAAGACCATGCTCAAGGACGCTATCGCGATGCTCCTGCCCAAGCCCGTGCTCACGGTCAAGGGGCCATCGTCGCTGCTGTCGTCGCTCAACAAGCAAGAGGCCGAGGGGCGGCATATTGTCCATCTACTCCACTACATCCCCGAGCGGCGTGGGCAGGCCTTCGATGTGATCGAGGACGTGATTCCCGTGCACAACATCGAGGTCGTCGTGCGCCTCAGCCAGCCTGTCAGTAGCGTCACCCTCGTCCCCGGCGGAGACTCTCTGCCCTTCACTACTGAGGGCGGTGCGGTAAAGTTCATCGTCCCGACCGTCAACGGCCACGCCATGATCGAGGTTCGGTAG
- a CDS encoding HNH endonuclease has protein sequence MNAFYPRVAERAGHRCEYCRAPERVFNFAFQVEHIYPVHLGGLDVLTNLALSCESCNLYKGGAITGWDELSQQEVSLFHPRLQVWEEHFEWDTTLGHLEGKTATGRATVHRLRLNSDFQCRARRIWAPMGLFP, from the coding sequence ATGAATGCGTTCTATCCTCGTGTGGCTGAGCGAGCCGGTCATCGGTGTGAGTACTGCCGCGCCCCTGAGAGAGTCTTCAACTTTGCTTTTCAGGTGGAGCATATCTACCCCGTTCACCTGGGCGGTTTGGATGTGCTCACTAACCTCGCGCTGTCGTGTGAGTCGTGCAACCTCTACAAAGGCGGTGCGATCACAGGCTGGGATGAGCTCAGCCAGCAAGAGGTTTCCTTATTTCACCCACGCCTGCAGGTATGGGAAGAGCATTTTGAGTGGGACACAACTCTAGGACATCTGGAAGGCAAGACTGCAACAGGGAGAGCTACCGTCCATCGGCTTCGCTTGAATTCGGATTTTCAGTGTCGCGCACGTCGGATATGGGCACCCATGGGACTTTTTCCGTGA
- a CDS encoding DUF1592 domain-containing protein — translation MLSKRLLLGTSLTLALTGLGVAQTKQKAKPKSSAMAAKPTGAQLFAAQCAPCHGAKGEGGAGYPKALAGTQTTQELASFVSKTMPPGAKHIAVADASLVAAFMQDAFYSPIAQERNRPARVSLSRLTARQFKSAVADLVGSFRGSATVGAERGLKAQYFKAKRFDQKERVLERTDPQVAFDFGIVGPVPDQFEPHQFSIRWEGSLVAPDTGEYELVVRSDHAVQLWINDNKKSLIDAWIKSGKDTEFRAPIYLLGGRAYPIRLEFSKSTVGVDDTEKKKGKPAPPAFVTLAWKRPHLTDEPIPSRCLVPRSVPETFLVNTPFPPEDRSMGYERSSMVSKAWDEAVTSAALETAQFVASRKWGMDDKVFARTFVERAFRRKLTEPEVERYVTRHFSQAPDTETALKRVVLLALKSPFFLYRENNTASKLALTLWDSLPDEALLKTELATPEAVRAQAEKMLADPRAWSKVREFLLTWLKVDQYPDLAKDKKRFPEFDDAAASDLRTSLELFLENTAWGENSDFRELLLSDKVYLNGRLAKVYGASLPSDAPFQAVSLDGSNRAGVLTQPYMLASLAYFATSDPIHRGVLITRNFLGRVLAPPPIAVTPTPPDLQPKLTTRQRVALQTKPAACNTCHSMINPLGYPLERFDAIGKLRDKENDQPIDATGSYQTRKGTLAKFNGPRELAQFLADSDEVHATFVERLFQFVTKQPIRAYGPKTSLELQKRFVESGFNIKKLLVEIAVVASSPAPTGNSGSGGG, via the coding sequence ATGCTCTCTAAACGACTGCTTCTCGGAACCAGCCTGACCTTGGCGCTCACGGGCCTGGGGGTGGCACAGACCAAGCAAAAAGCTAAACCTAAGTCCTCGGCGATGGCGGCAAAACCGACGGGCGCGCAGCTTTTTGCGGCCCAGTGTGCGCCGTGTCACGGGGCGAAGGGGGAGGGGGGCGCGGGCTACCCCAAGGCGCTTGCCGGGACCCAGACCACGCAGGAGCTGGCGAGCTTTGTGAGTAAGACCATGCCGCCGGGGGCAAAGCATATCGCGGTAGCCGATGCGAGCCTTGTGGCGGCGTTTATGCAGGATGCGTTCTACTCCCCGATTGCCCAGGAGCGCAATCGCCCCGCACGCGTGAGCCTCTCGCGCTTGACGGCGCGGCAGTTCAAGAGCGCGGTGGCAGACCTTGTGGGGAGCTTTCGGGGCAGTGCGACTGTCGGGGCGGAGCGGGGACTGAAGGCGCAGTACTTCAAGGCCAAGCGCTTCGACCAGAAAGAGCGGGTCCTGGAGCGCACCGACCCGCAGGTGGCCTTTGACTTTGGGATAGTTGGCCCGGTCCCCGATCAGTTTGAGCCGCACCAGTTCTCGATACGCTGGGAAGGGAGCCTGGTCGCGCCCGATACCGGGGAGTACGAGCTGGTGGTGAGGAGCGACCACGCCGTGCAGCTCTGGATCAACGATAACAAGAAATCCCTGATCGATGCCTGGATCAAGTCCGGCAAAGACACGGAGTTTCGCGCCCCGATCTACCTCCTGGGCGGGCGGGCGTATCCTATCCGGCTGGAGTTCTCAAAATCGACGGTCGGGGTGGACGATACGGAGAAGAAGAAGGGCAAGCCCGCGCCGCCTGCCTTTGTGACCCTGGCCTGGAAGCGTCCGCACCTCACCGATGAGCCCATCCCGAGCCGCTGCCTGGTGCCGCGCTCGGTGCCGGAGACGTTTTTGGTGAACACGCCGTTCCCGCCCGAGGACCGGAGCATGGGCTACGAGCGCAGTAGCATGGTCTCGAAGGCCTGGGACGAAGCGGTGACCAGCGCGGCTTTGGAGACCGCGCAGTTCGTGGCGAGCCGCAAGTGGGGGATGGACGACAAGGTCTTCGCCCGGACTTTTGTGGAGCGTGCCTTCCGCCGCAAGCTCACCGAGCCCGAGGTGGAGCGCTACGTGACGCGGCATTTTTCGCAAGCACCCGACACCGAGACCGCGCTCAAGCGTGTGGTCTTACTAGCGCTCAAGTCCCCGTTTTTCCTCTACCGCGAGAACAACACGGCATCGAAGCTCGCGCTAACCCTCTGGGACTCGCTGCCCGATGAGGCGCTGCTCAAGACCGAGCTAGCGACTCCCGAGGCGGTTCGGGCGCAGGCGGAGAAGATGCTGGCCGACCCGCGCGCCTGGAGCAAGGTGCGCGAGTTCCTGCTGACGTGGCTCAAAGTGGACCAGTACCCCGACCTCGCCAAGGACAAGAAGCGCTTCCCAGAGTTCGATGACGCCGCGGCGTCGGACCTGCGGACATCGCTGGAGCTCTTCCTCGAAAATACCGCCTGGGGCGAGAATTCCGACTTCCGTGAGCTGCTCCTGAGCGACAAGGTCTACCTCAACGGGCGGCTGGCCAAGGTCTACGGCGCGTCGTTGCCGTCGGACGCGCCGTTTCAGGCGGTGAGCCTGGACGGCAGCAATCGTGCGGGGGTCTTGACCCAGCCGTATATGCTGGCGAGCCTGGCCTACTTTGCCACCAGCGACCCCATCCACCGGGGCGTGCTCATCACCCGCAACTTCTTAGGCCGCGTCCTCGCCCCGCCGCCTATCGCGGTGACTCCCACGCCCCCGGACCTGCAACCCAAGCTGACCACTCGCCAGCGGGTCGCGCTCCAGACCAAGCCTGCCGCCTGCAATACGTGCCATAGCATGATCAACCCGCTGGGCTACCCGCTGGAGCGCTTCGATGCCATTGGGAAGCTGCGCGACAAGGAAAACGACCAGCCCATCGACGCCACGGGGAGCTACCAGACCCGCAAGGGGACCCTCGCCAAGTTCAACGGCCCCCGCGAGCTCGCCCAGTTCCTCGCCGACAGCGACGAAGTCCACGCCACGTTCGTCGAGCGGCTCTTTCAATTTGTCACCAAGCAGCCCATCCGCGCCTACGGCCCCAAGACATCGCTGGAGCTTCAGAAGCGCTTTGTGGAGAGCGGGTTCAATATCAAAAAACTCCTCGTCGAGATCGCCGTGGTGGCGTCGTCCCCCGCACCGACGGGGAACTCGGGTTCGGGCGGCGGATAA
- a CDS encoding NTF2 fold immunity protein — protein sequence MNPEDVLKEFIIAMNAWETSTWQAYQEAKDNGDQIAYAIFEDSKEPLKTIFEKYCTRRDRPYGRYSENSLPSFSHPSDYDPENEHIVEVIYASPRRVIISTHKPNKALPSARTVTEYVLLKKAGEWRVDNKKILYDDGTKLPYFL from the coding sequence ATGAATCCTGAGGATGTATTGAAGGAGTTTATTATTGCGATGAACGCTTGGGAGACATCAACGTGGCAAGCATACCAAGAAGCAAAAGATAATGGAGATCAGATTGCCTATGCAATATTTGAAGATTCTAAAGAGCCTCTCAAGACTATATTTGAAAAATATTGCACGCGGCGAGATAGACCTTATGGGCGATATTCTGAAAACTCATTGCCTAGTTTCTCACACCCTTCGGATTATGATCCTGAGAATGAGCACATTGTAGAAGTGATTTATGCATCTCCTCGAAGAGTTATTATCTCAACTCATAAACCCAATAAAGCGTTACCGTCAGCCCGCACCGTCACCGAATATGTTCTTCTTAAGAAGGCAGGCGAATGGCGAGTAGACAACAAAAAAATCTTATACGATGATGGCACCAAACTCCCCTACTTTCTTTAG